From a region of the Streptomyces venezuelae genome:
- a CDS encoding toxin: MRGARKERAADHERRSQLKQLRKAGARRIAELDLPEAADVAELCRHLGEVRDRPITLVPMQMPSSHPCGMWVAARDEDLIFYDANTTGAHQEHIILHELGHIICCHRGAGGLDEAAARLLFPNLDPELVRDMLLRATYDDVQEQEAEIIAYLLSQRIGDAGPPHTAEPATPAAEDGDPARNATLSRIERTLI; this comes from the coding sequence ATGAGGGGCGCCCGCAAGGAGCGGGCGGCCGACCACGAGCGCCGCAGCCAGCTCAAGCAGCTCCGGAAGGCCGGCGCGCGGCGGATCGCGGAACTCGACCTGCCGGAGGCCGCCGACGTGGCCGAACTGTGCCGCCATCTCGGCGAGGTGCGCGACCGTCCGATCACGCTGGTCCCGATGCAGATGCCCTCGTCGCATCCCTGCGGCATGTGGGTGGCCGCTCGCGACGAGGACCTCATCTTCTACGACGCCAACACCACCGGCGCGCATCAGGAGCACATCATCTTGCACGAGCTGGGCCACATCATCTGCTGCCATCGCGGTGCGGGCGGGCTGGACGAGGCGGCCGCGCGCCTCCTCTTCCCCAACCTCGACCCCGAACTCGTACGCGACATGCTCCTGCGGGCGACCTACGACGACGTCCAGGAGCAGGAGGCGGAGATCATCGCCTACCTCCTGTCCCAGCGGATCGGCGACGCCGGGCCACCGCACACCGCGGAGCCGGCGACGCCGGCGGCCGAGGACGGGGACCCCGCCCGGAACGCCACGCTCAGCCGCATCGAACGCACCCTGATCTGA
- a CDS encoding helix-turn-helix domain-containing protein, translating into MTGTENDTDGGSEERPLLATRLDDLFRTVRPKGKHWTNAEVADELKRVNPELKVGGVYLSQLRTGKRSNPSPDLLSALARFFGVSVAYFFDDKVAESVLGELAAIEALRQSGVRAVAMRAAGMKKENLQAITAIMDQYRQMQGLPPVADPSDSP; encoded by the coding sequence ATGACCGGTACCGAGAACGACACCGATGGCGGGAGTGAGGAACGCCCCCTGCTCGCGACGCGCCTCGACGACCTGTTCCGGACGGTCCGGCCCAAGGGCAAGCACTGGACCAACGCCGAGGTCGCGGACGAGCTGAAGCGGGTCAACCCCGAACTCAAGGTCGGCGGCGTGTACTTGTCGCAGCTGCGCACGGGGAAGCGCTCCAACCCTTCGCCCGACCTGCTGTCCGCCCTGGCCCGGTTCTTCGGGGTTTCGGTCGCCTACTTCTTCGACGACAAGGTCGCCGAGTCCGTGCTCGGCGAACTCGCGGCCATCGAGGCACTGCGGCAGTCCGGGGTGCGCGCCGTGGCGATGCGGGCGGCCGGCATGAAGAAGGAGAACCTCCAGGCCATCACGGCCATCATGGACCAGTACCGGCAGATGCAGGGCCTGCCGCCCGTCGCCGACCCCTCCGATTCGCCATGA